In Bernardetia litoralis DSM 6794, the genomic window AATGCTTTTTTAATAGCAAATACAAATTAACGCAAAAAAAAATTGACAACCCTCAAAGAAGATTGTCAATTTATGATAATATTTATTCAGTAACGTTGATTGTTACAGTGCAAAGTTGATGCGTGTAAGTAATCCACCTGTCTGAACAAATACCCCTTCCGAACCAAGTGAACGTACTGGAAATTTCCAATACGGTTCAACTTGTAGCGTTAAATGCTTTCCTAAGGAGGTTTCAAGTCCTGCAGAAACATTAATGGTTGCAAAAAGCTGTATAGCTGATTGTGTTTCCCTTTGTCTTACTACTTCTTGTGAGCGAGTAAGACGTGGGTCATAAAGGTCTTGATATGAAACGGTATAATCAGATTCATAATTTTCTTTCAAAAAGAAATAATTCGAAGTTCCAGCACTCACAAACCATTTATTTCGGTCTGTTTGAATAGCATTGTAACGCAAATGCAAAGGCAAGTCTATTAATTGCCAGTTGATTTGAGTTTTGTTTTTCTTTACCCAAGCATCTTCATTTGTATTTGAATTAAAATCATTTGCATTAGTTGGAATAGAAAAAGGTTCTTCTAAATCAATTTGCTTTTGTGTATAAACTGCACCTGTTGAAATATTAAAACGTTTTGCAACTTGGTAATCAGCCATTACGCCATATCCATTTGCATAATTCATACGTTTTTTATCATTACTCTTATAAATATTTGTCATTGCCATAAGAGCAGCACCAAATCTCCATTTTCCGATAGCACTCACAACTGGATTTTTTCTAATTAATTCTTTATTCTGATTAGAAGCAAGAAGAGTTTCATCAATTTCTAATTTGGGTAATGTTATTTCTTCTGGCTTAACATTAGTAAATAAATCAAAAGTAGCTTTTTCCACTTTTAATGTACTAAACATTTGATTTGATTCTATTTTCTTGAAATTTTCATCCGTAGAAATTAAATCATTTGTTAGATTTATATTTTTTTCTAAATTATTATTTGAAGAAGACTTTAAAATAATTTGATTGTTTTGAGAATCTGTTAAAGAGTTTGATACAGAATTAGTTTGAGCAATTTGATTATTTTTATTACTTTTTTCTAACTTATTTTCTGAATCAGAATATAATTTTGTTTTAGTGAAATTTTGAGTGTTTTTTTCTGAATTTATCTTTAAGTTATTATCTAAATAATTCTCAGTATTATTCTTAATCTTATTATTAGTCTTAGATTCTAAGTTGTCCTTTAAATCTTTTTGTGTAATCGTTTTATCATCAATAGAATTTTCTTGAAAAGCAATATTTTGATTTGAAATTATATCTGATGAGTTATTTAAGAATTGATAACCACCAAATAATAAAATAACGGCTGCTGCACCCATACTAGCAAAGACAGCCAAACGCCTAAAGGCTACTTTTTTATGGTCTTTTTCATTGTGTGCTGCTAATTTTGACTGCATAACTGACCAATCAGCAGGTTCGAAAGTAGGCTCATAACTATTTGCCAGCTCTCTAAACCGTTCTGTAAACCGTTCCTCTGATGATTTGTGATTACCATTTTGGTTATCGTATATATGCTTCATACTTTTTTCCGAAATGCTCTTTTATTAGTAAGCGTAATTTTTGTTTTGCTCTTGATAAATTCGAACGAGAAGTTCCTGCTGGGATTCCCATTTGTTCTCCAATTTCTTCGTGTGAATAGCCTTCAATTTCATAGAGGTTAAAGGTAAGTCGATAAACATTTGGTAAGGATTGAACAAGTGCATAAATTTCGTCTGCACTCATTTGGTCTATTACATCGCCCGTCGAATCTTCTT contains:
- a CDS encoding outer membrane beta-barrel protein, giving the protein MKHIYDNQNGNHKSSEERFTERFRELANSYEPTFEPADWSVMQSKLAAHNEKDHKKVAFRRLAVFASMGAAAVILLFGGYQFLNNSSDIISNQNIAFQENSIDDKTITQKDLKDNLESKTNNKIKNNTENYLDNNLKINSEKNTQNFTKTKLYSDSENKLEKSNKNNQIAQTNSVSNSLTDSQNNQIILKSSSNNNLEKNINLTNDLISTDENFKKIESNQMFSTLKVEKATFDLFTNVKPEEITLPKLEIDETLLASNQNKELIRKNPVVSAIGKWRFGAALMAMTNIYKSNDKKRMNYANGYGVMADYQVAKRFNISTGAVYTQKQIDLEEPFSIPTNANDFNSNTNEDAWVKKNKTQINWQLIDLPLHLRYNAIQTDRNKWFVSAGTSNYFFLKENYESDYTVSYQDLYDPRLTRSQEVVRQRETQSAIQLFATINVSAGLETSLGKHLTLQVEPYWKFPVRSLGSEGVFVQTGGLLTRINFAL